The nucleotide sequence AGCAAATCCAAGGATGTCTCCGTGCGGCATAGCTCGTGCAATGAGCCCCCGATCGCGAGCGGCCTTAGAAATCCGCGCTCCCACCTTGAGTTCTGGATCAAATCGGCGCTTCGTCTGACGATCGGCGACAAACTCGATCGCGCCGAGCAAGCCCACACCTCGGACTTCGCCGACAATCTCCAGCTGTGCAAATTTTTCCTTGAGCCGCTTTTGGAAATGCGCGCCGACAGTCTTGGCGCGGTCGCTGAGACGCTCCCGCTCGACAATATCGAGGACCGCATTGGCAGCAGCTGCCGCGATCGGATGGCCGGAATAAGTGTAGCCATGAGAAAATGCTCCCACCCGATCCGCCGCCTCCTCCATCACGGCATATACCTTCTCGCCAACAATGGCAGCCGAGAGCGGAACGTAGCCGGATGTTAGGCCTTTCGCGACCGTGACCAGATCCGGCTCCATCTCGTAAAGCGTGCTGCCGAAATCAGCGCCGGTTCGACCGAATCCGCAAATGACCTCATCTGCGATCAGAAGAACGTCATAGCGCCTCAGCACGGCCTGAATTTCGCGCCAGTAGCCGACAGGCGGGGGCGTGATCCCGCCTGTACCAAGCACTGGCTCGGCAATAAACGCCCCGATCGTTTCTGGCCCCTCCTTAACGATTAGCTCTTCAAGCTCCGCCGCCCGCCGACGAGAAAACGACTCTTCCGTCTCGCCCGGCTCGGCTCCCCAGTAGTGGTGGGGCGCGCCTGTGTGCAGAATACCAGGAAAGGGAAGATCCATATGATCGTGGTAAAACGACATGCCAGTCATTGAGCCGGAAATGACCGAGCAACCGTGATAGCCCCGCTCGCGTGAGATGATCTTTTTCTTCTTTGGTTGGCCACGAAGATTGTTGTAGTACCAGACAAGCTTCGCCTGCGTTTCGTTCGCATCCGATCCGGACAGTCCGTAGAATACCTTGCTTGGCTTACCGGGGGCCATCCGCACAAGACGGTGCGACAAAGTGGCGAGCTCCTCGGTCGTATGCGCCGCATATGTGTGGTAGTAGGCCAATTGGTAAGCCTGCCGTGCAATGGCTTCAGCCACTTCGGTCCGGCCGTATCCGATGTTTACGCAGTAGAGTCCCGCAAAGCCATCGATATAGCTGTGCCCCTGCGCATCTTCGATGCGGATGCCTTTTCCTCCAGTGACGATTGTAGGATCGCCAATCTTACCGGTTGCGAAGTCCTTGAGTTGGGTGAAAGGATGGAGAACGGTCAAGCGATCTTGTTCAGCGATAGTCTTTATATCAGTCATTCATTTTCTCCTAAGCCGCCAAGTCGCCG is from Bradyrhizobium xenonodulans and encodes:
- a CDS encoding aminotransferase — protein: MTDIKTIAEQDRLTVLHPFTQLKDFATGKIGDPTIVTGGKGIRIEDAQGHSYIDGFAGLYCVNIGYGRTEVAEAIARQAYQLAYYHTYAAHTTEELATLSHRLVRMAPGKPSKVFYGLSGSDANETQAKLVWYYNNLRGQPKKKKIISRERGYHGCSVISGSMTGMSFYHDHMDLPFPGILHTGAPHHYWGAEPGETEESFSRRRAAELEELIVKEGPETIGAFIAEPVLGTGGITPPPVGYWREIQAVLRRYDVLLIADEVICGFGRTGADFGSTLYEMEPDLVTVAKGLTSGYVPLSAAIVGEKVYAVMEEAADRVGAFSHGYTYSGHPIAAAAANAVLDIVERERLSDRAKTVGAHFQKRLKEKFAQLEIVGEVRGVGLLGAIEFVADRQTKRRFDPELKVGARISKAARDRGLIARAMPHGDILGFAPPLVVSEAEIDEIVDLAYKATKQVMDELAK